A DNA window from Parabacteroides johnsonii DSM 18315 contains the following coding sequences:
- the dapB gene encoding 4-hydroxy-tetrahydrodipicolinate reductase yields the protein MKIALIGYGKMGKTIEQIALGRGHQIVSVVDINNPEEIRSDNFKSADVAIEFTTPATAFDNYMQCFAAGVPVVSGTTGWLDKIGQVKEMCEKEGKTFFYASNFSIGVNIFFALNKYLAKIMNSFPAYDIKMMETHHIHKLDAPSGTAITLAEGIIENVDRKDRWTLETAEKTTDIPIHAIREGEVPGIHEITYESDVDTISIKHDAKSRAGFALGAVIAAEFTAGKKGFLGMDDMLKF from the coding sequence GGTTACGGAAAGATGGGAAAAACTATCGAGCAGATAGCACTTGGCAGAGGACATCAGATCGTGTCTGTCGTAGATATCAATAACCCCGAAGAAATACGCTCCGACAATTTCAAAAGTGCTGATGTCGCGATCGAGTTTACGACTCCGGCAACAGCATTCGACAATTATATGCAATGTTTTGCCGCAGGCGTTCCAGTTGTTTCCGGTACTACAGGCTGGCTTGACAAGATCGGACAAGTCAAAGAAATGTGCGAAAAAGAGGGAAAAACTTTTTTCTATGCCTCCAATTTCAGCATCGGTGTAAACATTTTCTTCGCCCTCAACAAATACCTGGCAAAGATTATGAACAGCTTCCCTGCTTACGATATCAAAATGATGGAAACCCATCATATCCATAAATTGGACGCTCCCAGCGGAACAGCCATCACATTGGCGGAAGGAATCATTGAAAATGTGGATCGCAAAGACCGCTGGACGTTGGAAACGGCTGAGAAAACAACCGATATTCCTATCCATGCCATTCGCGAGGGAGAAGTTCCGGGTATCCATGAAATTACATACGAGTCGGACGTCGACACGATCAGCATCAAGCACGATGCGAAGAGCCGTGCCGGATTTGCATTGGGTGCCGTTATTGCCGCTGAATTTACCGCCGGAAAGAAAGGTTTCCTTGGAATGGACGATATGCTTAAATTTTAA